A single Desulfonauticus submarinus DNA region contains:
- a CDS encoding sulfite exporter TauE/SafE family protein, with product MLKKRLWLFSFLVLGLLFLTSHPALADRLGEAIAQAPKGEGAGMINEGAAKGYLGIPGAPQINLIVGFFWAIWVGWIFSTVGAFGGIMAGVGHITVYGLGNYASTFKKTSPVLNKVLTDSIRVSNQWLVGTSAAISSFNYWKMGRLVLPLGLALAIGSISGSYLVPVITAGKISLKQYIGYFGLFVLFLGCYLFYETTPAGQAKKKKAKEAAKAFQESVKKQKEGAQIDESELGVKVRSFSLTRVVFTFYGVEFSFNPLIPVVGGFFIAAIASFLGVGGGFLLVPFLTSVAGLPMYLVAGTSALAVLIGMITSIFSYMFVKGTPVFWPLIGVELLGIIVGSVIGPRTSKYIPDIWLKRLFVVLAFYVGIRYTTKGFLGYSILPPF from the coding sequence ATGCTAAAGAAAAGATTGTGGTTATTTTCATTTCTTGTTTTAGGCTTATTGTTTTTAACTAGTCATCCTGCGTTAGCGGACAGGTTAGGTGAAGCGATAGCGCAGGCTCCTAAGGGAGAGGGAGCGGGGATGATTAATGAAGGGGCAGCAAAGGGTTATTTAGGGATACCAGGAGCTCCTCAGATTAATTTAATAGTTGGTTTTTTTTGGGCCATATGGGTAGGTTGGATATTTTCTACAGTAGGAGCATTTGGTGGGATAATGGCAGGAGTTGGTCATATTACGGTGTATGGTTTAGGCAACTATGCCTCTACCTTTAAGAAGACATCTCCAGTATTAAATAAGGTATTAACGGACTCAATTAGGGTATCTAACCAATGGTTGGTAGGTACGAGTGCAGCAATATCATCATTTAATTATTGGAAGATGGGCAGACTTGTATTGCCGTTGGGATTAGCGTTAGCCATTGGATCTATTAGTGGTAGTTATTTGGTACCAGTAATTACAGCTGGTAAGATTTCTTTAAAGCAATATATTGGATATTTTGGATTATTTGTGTTGTTTTTGGGGTGTTATTTATTTTACGAGACCACTCCAGCAGGTCAGGCTAAGAAGAAGAAGGCCAAAGAGGCAGCCAAAGCATTTCAGGAGAGTGTGAAGAAGCAAAAAGAAGGTGCTCAGATAGATGAGAGTGAGTTAGGAGTAAAGGTAAGGTCATTTAGTTTAACCAGAGTAGTATTTACATTTTATGGAGTAGAATTTTCTTTTAATCCATTGATTCCAGTAGTTGGTGGATTTTTTATTGCTGCAATAGCTTCCTTTTTGGGAGTAGGTGGTGGATTTTTATTAGTACCATTTTTGACTAGTGTTGCAGGTTTGCCCATGTATTTGGTTGCAGGAACTTCAGCATTAGCAGTATTGATAGGTATGATTACAAGTATATTTTCTTATATGTTTGTTAAAGGTACTCCTGTATTTTGGCCTTTAATAGGAGTGGAATTGTTAGGAATAATAGTAGGATCAGTGATTGGTCCAAGGACTTCCAAATATATTCCAGACATTTGGTTGAAGAGATTGTTTGTAGTGTTGGCTTTTTATGTAGGTATTCGCTACACAACCAAAGGATTCTTAGGATATAGCATACTGCCTCCCTTCTAA
- a CDS encoding 4Fe-4S dicluster domain-containing protein, whose translation MSNYFIHLNQKRCISCKACEVHCKAKNKVPPGAKLGQLVSIGPIEKQGKPAYPTIFLPCFHCENPWCVAACPTGAMRRREDGIVYVEKSLCVGCKACILACPWKVPQWDELNGQVIKCDLCQDRIDEGLDPACVSACTTRALTFVRPNQASRFARQDFAQKLLLSQSG comes from the coding sequence ATGAGTAATTATTTCATTCACTTAAATCAAAAACGATGTATAAGTTGTAAGGCGTGTGAAGTACACTGTAAAGCCAAAAACAAAGTTCCACCTGGAGCAAAGTTAGGTCAACTTGTGAGCATAGGACCTATAGAGAAACAAGGTAAACCAGCCTATCCAACAATCTTTTTACCTTGTTTTCATTGTGAAAATCCATGGTGTGTAGCAGCCTGTCCTACCGGGGCAATGAGACGAAGAGAAGATGGAATTGTTTATGTAGAAAAAAGTTTATGCGTAGGCTGTAAAGCGTGTATTTTGGCCTGTCCTTGGAAAGTTCCTCAATGGGATGAGCTAAATGGTCAAGTTATAAAGTGTGATTTATGCCAAGATCGCATTGATGAGGGATTAGATCCTGCTTGTGTAAGTGCCTGTACTACGAGAGCTCTAACTTTTGTCCGTCCTAATCAGGCTTCTAGATTTGCACGCCAAGATTTTGCTCAAAAGTTGCTTTTAAGTCAAAGTGGCTAA